In Candidatus Omnitrophota bacterium, the DNA window TGCTCAAAAGTTATTTTCAAGCTTAAATAAATTTAAGCTTGGCCTAACAGGCCATGCCTCTATAATCAACGATAAAGGCATGATAGTATTCCATGAAGGCGTAAAGCCGCTAAGTATTAAAGCGTTAAGCGACGATGTGCTAAGCCGCATTTTAAGTAAAAACAGCAGTTTTGAGATACTGAATAAGAATATTTTGCACCACGCCAATATGTTCACAACCTTCAAAAGAGTTGAGCACCCTATACTCGCGAAGAATAATATAGTCTGGTTTGTGACTATAGCCCAGGAAGTCAAAGAGGTGTTTGCTCCTTTAAATGATCTTGCAACCGCCATGCTTATATTTTTTGGTGCGGCCATATTGACAATGATACCGATAGGGTTCATATTCGGTAGATCTATTGTAAGACCTATAACGGGAATTGTAGAGGGCGCGTTGGAGATCGGTAGAGGCAATTTGGATTATAGAATACATGTAAAGACGAATGATGAAGTGGAAGATGTGGCAGAGGCCTTAAATTCGATGACGATGAGCCTGAAATCCAAGACGACATCGATAAAACTGCTCAATCAGGAGATCGATAACCGCAAGAAGGCGGAGGAGGCGATAGTTGCCGCCGCGAAAGAATGGCAAAAGACCTTTGATTCTATAACGGATATGGTCTTCATCCAGGACAAAGATTTTACGATAATCAAGGCGAATAAAGCATTCGCGGATGCAATGAAGATGAAGGTCGGGGATATCATAGGTAAAAAGTGTTATCAGGTTGTGCATAAGGATAATGTGCCGTGGCCCAATTGCCCTTTTAAAAAAACTAAGGAGGATATGCAGGCGCATACCGAGGAAGTGGACGACCCGCATGTCGGGATACCGCTTTTGATCACAACTTCGCCTATATTTGATAAGAATGGAAACCTGACAGGCTCAGTCCATATAGCAAAAGATATATCAGGGATGAGAAAAGCCAGGGAAGAGCTGGAGAGAAAGAATGAGGAACTGCGCAAACTGGACCAGCTTAAGTCCGATTTCATCTCAACAGTGTCACACGAACTGCGAACGCCGCTTTCTATAGTCAAAGAAGGCATAAGCCTCGTCCTGGATAAGATAGCGGGCGAAGTAAACGAGAAACAGGACCATATATTAACGACCGCGAAAGATAATATCGATCGGCTGGCCCGCGTTATAGACAGCCTGCTCGATATATCCAAGATAGAGGCTGGCAAGGCGAGTCTTAATAAAACGAAGTTCAACATAAAGGACCTGGTGGTCAAAACCGCCCATTCTTTTGTTCTTAAGGCGCGGGAGAAAGAGCTCGAGATCAAGGCGATAGTTCCCGATAAAGATATATATGTTTATGCAGATGCCGACAGGATAACTCAGGTCTTCGTCAATCTTATCGGTAACGCTATAAAGTTTACAAGCGAAGGCAGCGTGAATGTCTCGCTCGAAGATAAAGGTAAGATGGTAGAATGTTCAGTCGCTGATACAGGCATAGGCATATTGGCAGAAAACCTGCCAAAGGTATTTGAGAGATTTCAGCAGTTTGGGCGCTTGGCCGGCCCCGGAGAGAAGGGCACCGGCCTTGGCCTTGCGATATCAAAGAATATAATAGAATTGCATAAAGGCCAGATATTTGTTGAGAGTAAGTCAGACAAGGGGAGTAAATTCACATTTATCCTGCCGAAAGAGTAAGTTAAAGCGAAAAAAGGTAGATATCTTTCTATTGACTTAACATATTATATGCTATAAACTATAGCTATATATGATAATCAGGCCATTGATATCTACCAGATTTATCTCTGCCGCATTAGCTATAACCTTTATAGCTACGCAGGTCTTTGCTAGCGATATCCCATCCAATTTTTCTAATGATAAGTTAAGCCCGCCTTTAGCCTCCGATCCCGACATAATTCCAGGCGAAGTCAATCCTGTCCGAACCGCAGTCGCTAGAGAAGCCAATCCGGGTGCTATTGGAGACGGTGCCCCGCTATTAGAATTGCTACGTGGAAATCCGCCACCCAGGATAATACTGCCGGAAGATGAAAATAAGATTATCATTCAAAAACTATTAAAGGCTATAGACCTGGCTATAAAGCTAAGAGTTGATAATAAAAATAATGTGGTTGCGGAGCATCAAGACAGGGTAGAAAAGACTACGGCCAATCTCATTGCCCTCCAGAATAATTTATCAAAGTACGCATATCTGTTTAATGCCGATATCAATAGCCGGAAAGATTATTTATTAGGGTTCAATTCTGGAAATGATCGCGGGTATGCGATAGAGCTCATCAATCGGCTTTCACCCGAACATCTTGCGCAATATATATTCCACATATGCATTCCGGAAGAAGGCATGGTTACCGAAAAAGATGGCCATGAAGCCGTATACAAAAGAATCAAGTCAGCTATATTCGGGCCGAAGGAGGTAAGCGCATTCGAGGAAAATTGGCGTGAAGTTATAGATGAGAAATTTCCCTTACAGGAAAAAGAGAGCTTAAAAGTTCAGGATAGCCCGCCTGCCAGATGGGGAAGCGACAGCATTCGGGCAGGCCCGGAATATAAGGCGATGTTAGGCGCGATGCGGCAACTGATAAGTTCAGGCGCTGTCGGGCCCGGGCTTAATAACGCTTATAGCTATATCCGCAACATTGCTAAAGTAGAGCTAAAGGAAAAGTTCAACGCTGATGTTGCCGATGAGGCGATTCGCGAGATAAAAGAATGGATAGCAAAGGCCCCCCTTGAACCTGCCGATAGAAAGACAGTAAGGCAGCTTATGCTGAATCAATCGAAGGAATATTTTAATTTAGTCAATGGGTTTGGTCCCATCGCCTACAATACGGCGAATGATAAAATGGAGAATCTAAAGCCGCGCGAGGAGATGCACGAAGAAGCTTTTTTTGCCAGCATGCAGGCGGCTGATACTCTGGAGAAGATGGGCGAAACGAGCGCTATAACTGAATTGCTTATGCTTGCCGAGATAGGATTAGCGGCGCATAGAGAAGAGGCGGGCCTTGAAGTGATGCAGAAACGTCTGGATAACGCGAAAAAACAGCAGAATAAAGACGTCGAGCGCAAATACGATATCGTCTTTTCGAGCAATTTTGAAGCGGTCCGAAGATGGATGGCGATGGAAAATATGATTTCGAAGTGCATAAGTAATCTGGGATTACGCGCGGAGAGTGCTAGCACGGAATACAAACAAGCCAATGACTTCTTAATTGCGGTAATGTTGAATTATCAGGCCGCGGGAGAGGCGTATTATTGGGTAAGACAGCAGGCTGCTTATCGTTTGCGCGATTATTCGACAGAAGAGACGATAGCGGCCTTAAGCGTCGCTATGGACAAGAACCGGCCTGAAGGCCGGGCTCCGCAGCCGTCCACCATTTTTTTAGCGGCGAATCTCGAAGCGGCTAACCCTAACGCTTTGACCATAGGCCTGGCTGCAGGCCAGAGCATGTTGCATATTCAACGCGTAAAGGCGGAAAAAGAGATTATCGACAATCCTGAAACGTTTAATTTCGAACAAAGGCAATACAGGTTTGTCCGCCTGGTGGCCGCATTAGATGCACTGGGTAGTGAAGAGATAAGTAATGATATACGGATAAAAATTATGAATCGCATATCCGGTATCGAGGATGATGAAACGGCTTTTGCCGCCAATTTCCTTTTGGATGCGATGGAGGAGATGGTAAAGGGCCAGCGTAATAAATACGCCAGAATATTTCAAAATAACAAAGTCTCTAAGGATTTAAAAGACCCGCTCATACGTCAAGCGGCTCTTAAGGTGATCTCGCGTATAGCCCGCGCTGTTTTGCCAAGGCTTAAAGCAAAAAATGCGCTCTTAGCTAAAGAGTTATCTGGAGATATACTGTTTTTGGATGGGATTTCGCAGGGGAGATATGAGTATGACCTGGGAAGATTTCGAAAGGTCGGTCGTAAATTACATGTGACTTTAGGAAATTTGGACCGTCTGGATAAGCTCGAAAGTTTTAGCCAGGGGGAGGAATATCTTAATTTTAACCGCGATATCGTTATCGGCTCAGGCGGAGGAGCGTCGGCGTCCATGTCCGGAGTGACCGATCCTGCCCTTGCTATTATCGGGGCTACGGATAACGGCGGAGCTACATTGCTGGTAAGGTCATTCGAGACAATTCAGAACGGTATCTTTGTCGGCGGTTTCGGCGACCACCTTCGTTTTATGTACGAAGCGGCGGTTTTGGATGGGGCACCGGGAGCGTTAATGATCAGAGACGTCCTGAATCATCGTTTCGGCAGCCCAACGAGGACCTTGGTGGAGGAGATCAAGGCTCAACATTCCGATAAGCTTAAAAAGGCGAGACAGTCCGGGCCGGAAGAAGCGGAAAGGTTCGAAGAGATTTATAAAAAGCTATTAGAGATCGCCGCAAAGATCGACGCGGAGGGAATGAGCGGAGATTTCAACAGCGTTAAGAATATGATCCTGGAAGGCCTTATGTACCAGGCCGAAGGCATCGGTGACGGATTGATGAACCCGGACGGTATCTATGCTTCTTTCGAAGCTTTCCGGCGCCTCGTTGGCGCGAAATCGCTGGCTATCCCGGATATTCCGATCGGCAATGAAATCATTATCAAGTCGGTCGATGGCGAGGAATATATAGGCCAGTCCTATTATTCGCACGTGCCGAGAGGGTTTAACAGAGGGCGCCAGAGTCCGACTTTAAGGCCCGCGGATATTGATTATTATTATCCGGAGGTAGCTGTCCGGAGCCGTGTCATGGGCGCGATAAGCCGGGCGAAATTATTGCTATTCGGCCTCGGGAGCTGGCAGACAAGCATAGGCATATTACTTAAGAATCCATCTTTGGTCAGTGCGGTTGCGGATAACGTTAATGCCGATAAGATATTAGTTACTAATCCCGTACGTGATGGCGAAACCCGCGGTATGAGTTGGCGGGAGTCCACAGTGAGTTTTCCGGAGAATTTAATGAAGCGTCCCCTTGGCAGCGTATTTAATCGTGTCCTGGCAAATGTCAATCGTAACTTAGACAGGCTTGTTTTAGCCGCCAGGCCGCAACTCGGAACTGTAAGGCAGGTTTACAATAACCCTTCAGGCGGATATGCCGGCGAGAATACGCCGACGCCGGAGGATGTAGCTTACATGAAGCGTAATAATATAAAGATGGTCACGTCGGAGATGGCCTCGGTGAAGCTCTCTCCGACCAGGGCGGATCCTAATTCATATATTGCGGCCGTACATTATGAGCCGGAACGGTTTGCCGAAGGGTTATGGAGCTTAATCAGCGATAAAGCGAAAGACTTCTTAGGATCCGGACGCGAAGTGGATCTGATAAGAAGAGGGGCTGAGATAGAGAGATTATTACACGAAAAGGGGTTTACTCTGTCGGACATTGGCCTTGGGCAGATTCACGAAGTTATCTTTAACCCCACATTGGCTAAAGAGCTCAGCGAATGGTTAAATAGCGGTAGAACCCCAGCCTGGGCGATGGACAAGAGACCGGAGGAAACAACCTTCCAGTTTATGATCAGAAAAGCCGTGGAACGCTCCGCCGGACATCTTCCAACTGACGTGAAGATAAAATTAGACGAGGAGATAACTGTTTCTAATATTCACGGCAAAGATGTCAGAGTTGAGTTCCTGAGTCCGCACGCAACGGAGTCGATATTTCCGCCGTCCCGTATCTTCATGGCCGAGACCGGTGATATAGAAGCTCTGCGTAATGAGGAACTGCATCGCCTGGGCGTTATTCGCGGGCCTATTTACCAGAATGACAATATATTGATATTCCTTCCTTATGATCTTCTGGCCGCCGGTGATTCGCTTAAAGACAGGATAAAACGCATTGAGGTCGCGCTCTCTTTTCAACTGGAAAAAGCAAAAAATCTTTTGGAAAACGGTTTTACCGATGAAAGCTCCGCGCATGAGAAGGCTATCGAACCCCTCCGTCTTGCCTCCACAGGAGAACGCAAGGATTACAGCGCCATACTCGCCGAACTGTCCGCCGCCATCCCTTATTTAAGATTTTTGCGTTCCTCACTCGCCGTAGGTAGTATCCCCAACACTATGTTCGATATGGATGGGACATTTGCTGCTTCCGGCACCCCCCATACGCCCGAGATGGCTTACTATGCATGGAAATTTTTCAAAAGCCCCAGGAGTTTCAAGACTATAATAACAGCCCGGCAATTCGAATGGCCGCTTAAATATGTCCTGGAGGAAGTTGAGCGCGTAACAAGACGCCTGAGATGGATAGAGACCCGCTCCGGAGTAAGCTTAGAAGACGGGACCGCCGGGAACGATTTTCTGTCCCAGGTGCCGACAACCGTTTCCTCAGGCAGGGCGGTATTGTGCTATGGTAATAATCCGGATAATCCGGGATATGCGAAGGTATATCAGGAGCCGATGGACGACTTTACGGTATTGTTTATCGAGTTAGCTGCCCGTCTCACCATGCCGGATGCGGGCTATCCTGTGAATGGATATCAGGCGGAGGTCGAAGAGCCATATCCGCAGCCGGATGGCAGCACCCTATTTACAGCTATATCCATATTTTCGTCCGGCAGAGATGATAAACAGCGTACCTGGGATCCCCGCCCAGCTTGTGTTAAAAGGACGCTGCATGGTAAGCGTGTCCGGGAGTTATTGCTGGATCCCGCGAAGATTATGGCGCAGGTCGAACGCTTGCTGGCTTCGGAAGGCGGCAATGAGAAATGGCAGTTGCTGGTCAGAAACGGTTCCGGAGAAGAGAGGGTCGTTGTCCTGCCGGAACAACACGAATTTATCAGAGATCTTTATGGAAGGATCGGAGGGTTATTGTCCGAAAAACCCAAACTGAGAGAGAGGCTTAATAAACCCATAGATATCTTATATCAGCCCAGCGGAGAGACCACGATCATCTTCTCTCCTATGGGGAAAGAGCCGCACGATGTGTCGGAGAAAGAGGTTTCCGGCCCTCTCCAGGCGCCGGACCCTCTCTCTATGGGTAAGGGGGCGCAGATTCCTACAGTGGAACAGGTTATCCGGGATCATAGCGGCAGAGCAAAAGAAACAATGCCGATCGCTTTCTTTGGAGATGAGATGAGCAGTGCGATGATACCGGTAGCCAAAGACCGCGGAGAAGAAAATTTAAAGAAGATCCCAGGCAACGATTACTCCGTAGCGTATAAGGCCATCAAGGGTGATATCAGCCCTTACCTTTTGACAC includes these proteins:
- a CDS encoding ATP-binding protein; protein product: MNIGRLLDNEKEKPKARVSLRRKITALICLSILIVLLIGSAIEYFWIISAMSKTAKENQLKTAETVSAFIADLIDEQVEQVRVFTTRILIKKVVGESNLKYSQMSREAIGRYLANMDVEWINAPVDSPLVKEYADNETSRKQLMPEMKENNDEVVELFITDKFGGLVASSRKTSDFYQADERWWQVAFEGNVFIGDVELDESSNMLGVTIATPIMDDEHRVIGVCKTIFDAQKLFSSLNKFKLGLTGHASIINDKGMIVFHEGVKPLSIKALSDDVLSRILSKNSSFEILNKNILHHANMFTTFKRVEHPILAKNNIVWFVTIAQEVKEVFAPLNDLATAMLIFFGAAILTMIPIGFIFGRSIVRPITGIVEGALEIGRGNLDYRIHVKTNDEVEDVAEALNSMTMSLKSKTTSIKLLNQEIDNRKKAEEAIVAAAKEWQKTFDSITDMVFIQDKDFTIIKANKAFADAMKMKVGDIIGKKCYQVVHKDNVPWPNCPFKKTKEDMQAHTEEVDDPHVGIPLLITTSPIFDKNGNLTGSVHIAKDISGMRKAREELERKNEELRKLDQLKSDFISTVSHELRTPLSIVKEGISLVLDKIAGEVNEKQDHILTTAKDNIDRLARVIDSLLDISKIEAGKASLNKTKFNIKDLVVKTAHSFVLKAREKELEIKAIVPDKDIYVYADADRITQVFVNLIGNAIKFTSEGSVNVSLEDKGKMVECSVADTGIGILAENLPKVFERFQQFGRLAGPGEKGTGLGLAISKNIIELHKGQIFVESKSDKGSKFTFILPKE
- a CDS encoding 2-phospho-L-lactate transferase CofD family protein, with product MIIRPLISTRFISAALAITFIATQVFASDIPSNFSNDKLSPPLASDPDIIPGEVNPVRTAVAREANPGAIGDGAPLLELLRGNPPPRIILPEDENKIIIQKLLKAIDLAIKLRVDNKNNVVAEHQDRVEKTTANLIALQNNLSKYAYLFNADINSRKDYLLGFNSGNDRGYAIELINRLSPEHLAQYIFHICIPEEGMVTEKDGHEAVYKRIKSAIFGPKEVSAFEENWREVIDEKFPLQEKESLKVQDSPPARWGSDSIRAGPEYKAMLGAMRQLISSGAVGPGLNNAYSYIRNIAKVELKEKFNADVADEAIREIKEWIAKAPLEPADRKTVRQLMLNQSKEYFNLVNGFGPIAYNTANDKMENLKPREEMHEEAFFASMQAADTLEKMGETSAITELLMLAEIGLAAHREEAGLEVMQKRLDNAKKQQNKDVERKYDIVFSSNFEAVRRWMAMENMISKCISNLGLRAESASTEYKQANDFLIAVMLNYQAAGEAYYWVRQQAAYRLRDYSTEETIAALSVAMDKNRPEGRAPQPSTIFLAANLEAANPNALTIGLAAGQSMLHIQRVKAEKEIIDNPETFNFEQRQYRFVRLVAALDALGSEEISNDIRIKIMNRISGIEDDETAFAANFLLDAMEEMVKGQRNKYARIFQNNKVSKDLKDPLIRQAALKVISRIARAVLPRLKAKNALLAKELSGDILFLDGISQGRYEYDLGRFRKVGRKLHVTLGNLDRLDKLESFSQGEEYLNFNRDIVIGSGGGASASMSGVTDPALAIIGATDNGGATLLVRSFETIQNGIFVGGFGDHLRFMYEAAVLDGAPGALMIRDVLNHRFGSPTRTLVEEIKAQHSDKLKKARQSGPEEAERFEEIYKKLLEIAAKIDAEGMSGDFNSVKNMILEGLMYQAEGIGDGLMNPDGIYASFEAFRRLVGAKSLAIPDIPIGNEIIIKSVDGEEYIGQSYYSHVPRGFNRGRQSPTLRPADIDYYYPEVAVRSRVMGAISRAKLLLFGLGSWQTSIGILLKNPSLVSAVADNVNADKILVTNPVRDGETRGMSWRESTVSFPENLMKRPLGSVFNRVLANVNRNLDRLVLAARPQLGTVRQVYNNPSGGYAGENTPTPEDVAYMKRNNIKMVTSEMASVKLSPTRADPNSYIAAVHYEPERFAEGLWSLISDKAKDFLGSGREVDLIRRGAEIERLLHEKGFTLSDIGLGQIHEVIFNPTLAKELSEWLNSGRTPAWAMDKRPEETTFQFMIRKAVERSAGHLPTDVKIKLDEEITVSNIHGKDVRVEFLSPHATESIFPPSRIFMAETGDIEALRNEELHRLGVIRGPIYQNDNILIFLPYDLLAAGDSLKDRIKRIEVALSFQLEKAKNLLENGFTDESSAHEKAIEPLRLASTGERKDYSAILAELSAAIPYLRFLRSSLAVGSIPNTMFDMDGTFAASGTPHTPEMAYYAWKFFKSPRSFKTIITARQFEWPLKYVLEEVERVTRRLRWIETRSGVSLEDGTAGNDFLSQVPTTVSSGRAVLCYGNNPDNPGYAKVYQEPMDDFTVLFIELAARLTMPDAGYPVNGYQAEVEEPYPQPDGSTLFTAISIFSSGRDDKQRTWDPRPACVKRTLHGKRVRELLLDPAKIMAQVERLLASEGGNEKWQLLVRNGSGEERVVVLPEQHEFIRDLYGRIGGLLSEKPKLRERLNKPIDILYQPSGETTIIFSPMGKEPHDVSEKEVSGPLQAPDPLSMGKGAQIPTVEQVIRDHSGRAKETMPIAFFGDEMSSAMIPVAKDRGEENLKKIPGNDYSVAYKAIKGDISPYLLTHVGKTGGGIETLPNTTTLYGKSALMPHDVVYLMAYSAVNTQRGESCKLIEENAQIRREIEAALRGRPLSEFGIASFQTMNERQARELLLWLERTKGSKLSVSGVITPQSTEAVASHNLKTQISEDLPARAEKLKFNLIKILTSHPDQIFFMGIETSPDDHQETQTMMPLCLAVDEIQNLKDSKGNPLFPNLIMKREGATKLAEMVKNLNKNGDEEGRKLNLSNAFIGAREDSVDNTTVYDAIKGEGKAWISAINDSVPGDYLPVFEAITLNMMAYLNADTDAIKHFYDTIADKPIDPDELKKMIRDRIIYIVPKAAKFDAEQLRELYELAREAYAAA